A region from the Manihot esculenta cultivar AM560-2 chromosome 13, M.esculenta_v8, whole genome shotgun sequence genome encodes:
- the LOC110630160 gene encoding homeobox-leucine zipper protein ATHB-6, with product MSRLGSSDSLGALMSICPSTDEHSPRNSNHVYGREFQSMSMLDSLDDEACVEESGHVAEKKRRLSVDQVKALEKNFEVENKLEPERKVKLAQELGLQPRQVAVWFQNRRARWKTKQLERDYGVLKANYEAFKLNFESLQHDNEVLLKEVRELKAKLNGEKTESNVSVKEEIILAESDDKASEEEPLLLGSEVKDLNYESFNSDNKGVLEASLFTEFKDGSSDSDSSAILNEDNSPNPAISSSTGILQNHLLMMSPPPPSSSSSSFQFTKTTTYQTQFVKMEEHNFFSSEEACNFFSDEQAPTLQWYCPDQWN from the exons ATGAGCAGACTTGGCAGCTCTGATTCTCTTGGTGCTTTAATGTCCATCTGCCCATCCACAG ACGAGCACAGTCCGAGAAACAGCAACCATGTTTATGGGAGAGAATTTCAGTCCATGTCCATGCTTGATAGCTTAGATGATGAAGCTTGTGTCGAAGAATCAGGCCATGTTGCTGAGAAGAAACGGCGGTTAAGTGTAGATCAAGTTAAGGCCTTGGAGAAGAACTTTGAGGTTGAGAACAAGCTTGAACCAGAGAGAAAAGTGAAGCTAGCTCAAGAACTTGGCTTGCAACCAAGACAAGTGGCTGTTTGGTTTCAAAACCGCCGTGCACGGTGGAAAACTAAGCAATTGGAGAGAGACTACGGTGTTCTTAAAGCCAATTATGAAGCTTTTAAGCTCAATTTCGAGTCTCTCCAACATGACAATGAAGTTCTACTCAAAGAG GTAAGAGAGCTTAAGGCGAAGCTCAACGGAGAAAAGACAGAGAGCAACGTTTCTGTTAAAGAAGAGATAATCTTAGCAGAATCCGATGATAAAGCGAGTGAAGAAGAGCCACTACTTTTGGGATCAGAGGTGAAAGACCTGAATTATGAGAGCTTCAACAGCGACAACAAAGGAGTACTAGAGGCTTCTCTTTTCACAGAATTCAAAGATGGGTCATCAGATAGCGACTCAAGCGCCATCTTGAACGAAGACAACAGTCCAAATCCAGCCATTTCTTCTTCAACTGGGATTCTCCAAAACCACCTGCTAATGATGTCTCCTCCAccaccatcatcatcatcatcatcattccAGTTCACAAAAACGACAACGTATCAAACCCAGTTCGTGAAGATGGAAGAACACAATTTCTTTAGCAGTGAAGAGGCGTGCAATTTCTTCTCTGATGAGCAAGCTCCAACTCTTCAATGGTACTGTCCTGATCAATGGAattaa